In Schaalia sp. JY-X169, the following are encoded in one genomic region:
- a CDS encoding cell wall-binding repeat-containing protein, whose product MVGPDDNPVENREEAETLTDPDATMVDTDQSMSGDLEHLSYGPEEGVQPTGAEDALTAQVLPQGSFADATPLIRGTQRASGGDRYATAVAISKRLFPNGNADSVFIASGTSYSDGLALGALAAYAGGPLLLTSAQSLPPVVHDEIQRLTPKTIYIGGGTGAVGANVERQLSLLSTEIVRLAGTDRYGTARAIAGEFPAGSPVAISTGTDFPDALVAASATPKLGVWTQVIARVANTNPGEVTLVANGTSPVVTGTGPLWIDNQRTLVGEAAPVLEVSTPGWGIGAISTDGDQVAVTATNENGEGAWILVWSMREQRLAAAVNALSAWAQTSISGDVLVWGNGTYGGDGSMFMWDAEGLGISNIGDAPGISIPYVNGRILAIPSLDDSGAVIWSFAKVP is encoded by the coding sequence GTGGTAGGCCCCGACGATAACCCAGTAGAGAACAGGGAAGAAGCAGAGACTCTAACGGATCCTGATGCCACCATGGTTGACACCGACCAAAGCATGTCCGGAGACTTGGAGCACCTAAGTTACGGCCCAGAAGAAGGTGTTCAACCTACCGGAGCCGAAGATGCTCTGACCGCACAGGTCCTTCCTCAGGGCTCATTTGCAGATGCCACGCCGCTGATTCGCGGGACACAGAGGGCGTCCGGAGGCGACAGGTATGCAACCGCAGTGGCGATCTCTAAGCGACTCTTTCCGAACGGAAATGCTGACTCGGTATTCATTGCTTCTGGAACGTCGTACTCAGACGGATTGGCCCTGGGCGCACTTGCTGCCTACGCCGGGGGACCGCTGTTGCTCACATCGGCCCAGTCACTACCACCAGTCGTTCACGATGAAATACAGCGGCTCACCCCAAAGACCATCTATATCGGCGGAGGAACGGGTGCAGTAGGCGCCAATGTTGAGCGGCAGCTCTCGCTTCTTTCCACCGAGATTGTCAGGCTTGCTGGGACGGACAGATATGGCACCGCACGCGCAATCGCAGGGGAGTTCCCAGCCGGATCACCGGTTGCGATATCTACGGGTACAGATTTCCCGGATGCGCTCGTCGCCGCAAGCGCAACCCCAAAGCTGGGGGTGTGGACTCAGGTGATTGCGAGGGTCGCGAATACCAACCCCGGCGAAGTCACTTTGGTGGCTAACGGCACGAGTCCTGTTGTTACCGGGACTGGACCACTGTGGATCGACAATCAAAGGACACTCGTTGGTGAGGCCGCGCCGGTTCTCGAAGTTTCAACACCAGGGTGGGGGATTGGCGCAATCTCGACCGATGGAGATCAAGTTGCTGTCACGGCAACAAATGAGAACGGGGAGGGCGCTTGGATTCTAGTCTGGAGCATGCGTGAACAGCGTCTAGCAGCTGCAGTTAATGCGCTTTCAGCCTGGGCGCAGACATCGATAAGTGGCGACGTCCTCGTGTGGGGTAACGGGACTTACGGTGGTGACGGTTCCATGTTCATGTGGGACGCCGAAGGGCTCGGTATCAGCAACATTGGAGACGCCCCAGGAATATCAATTCCGTATGTCAACGGGAGGATTCTGGCAATCCCGTCCCTGGATGACTCAGGTGCAGTGATCTGGTCCTTTGCCAAAGTGCCCTAA
- a CDS encoding GNAT family N-acetyltransferase, producing MTLSQVAISPIAAQEMRTRAVTAHVNVPIEQTWVWAEFEETFPDRHLVGFFSVEVDGIPAAIFSLTRYRYHGFDFLWCKHGPVWLVDQSEELENATVEAMIKWIKKAAKGTAFLRLHLRFPGPSAHPPMQITTYDRTVFVSLKDNADDLMLGFKKRARTKVRGAIKKTPVDCADETELALEDFTQYYEIMAETAARQGFTPWSKSVYQNMLRTLKRDHGRLYAGRVDGRVVGFAIFTLSGTEAVYYYAAANAEGREHEASIQVLYAALVDLGAEGYKTMDLMGVGSDLAPSLNALTAFKSGFAQEISEVAPAYDIPVNRTAYRTLEVLKDGKTKLNTLKSRISQREKAD from the coding sequence ATGACACTTTCACAGGTTGCTATAAGTCCCATTGCTGCCCAAGAAATGAGGACACGCGCGGTTACTGCGCACGTCAACGTGCCAATTGAGCAGACATGGGTCTGGGCGGAGTTCGAAGAGACATTTCCTGATCGACACCTAGTTGGCTTCTTTTCGGTCGAGGTCGATGGGATCCCCGCCGCAATCTTCAGCCTGACCCGCTACCGCTATCACGGCTTTGACTTCCTCTGGTGTAAGCACGGTCCAGTCTGGCTGGTAGACCAGTCAGAAGAGCTGGAGAATGCGACTGTCGAGGCGATGATCAAGTGGATCAAGAAGGCCGCTAAGGGCACTGCCTTCTTACGGCTGCATCTACGCTTTCCCGGACCTAGCGCGCATCCCCCCATGCAAATCACAACATATGACCGTACCGTCTTTGTGAGTTTGAAGGACAATGCAGATGATTTGATGTTGGGATTCAAGAAGCGAGCCAGGACAAAGGTTCGCGGCGCAATAAAGAAGACTCCTGTGGACTGCGCTGATGAGACGGAGCTGGCGCTCGAAGACTTTACGCAGTACTACGAGATTATGGCGGAGACAGCGGCGAGGCAGGGATTCACGCCTTGGTCCAAGTCTGTTTACCAGAACATGCTGCGCACGCTCAAGCGCGACCATGGGCGGCTGTACGCGGGTCGCGTGGACGGGAGAGTCGTGGGGTTCGCAATCTTCACCCTGTCGGGCACCGAGGCCGTCTACTACTATGCCGCCGCCAACGCTGAGGGTCGTGAACACGAGGCTTCCATCCAAGTGCTCTATGCGGCACTCGTCGATCTCGGGGCGGAAGGTTACAAGACAATGGACCTGATGGGCGTGGGTTCCGACCTCGCCCCTTCACTGAATGCTCTGACTGCATTCAAATCGGGCTTCGCACAGGAAATCAGCGAAGTAGCTCCCGCCTATGACATCCCAGTGAACCGAACCGCCTACCGGACGCTTGAAGTATTGAAAGATGGAAAGACCAAGCTCAACACGCTGAAGAGTCGGATTTCCCAACGTGAAAAAGCTGACTAG